GTCCTCGACGGTCTCTCGCTTTCCAACGATCGCCCTGCCGATCTCCTCGGTCATGCGTCCAGACAATTGGGCAACATCAGCTTGGTTCAAAACATCCCTCACAGACGAAATTACCAGTCGTTACCGCAAGTTCCCCCTTTGGCGCGGCACAAAAGAAAGACGACGGGTACATTCCCCTACGTCACAGCATGCGATGCGTCGTCGGAGTCGATTTGGGCGGGACCAACGTCCGGGCCCAAGCCCTATATGAGGACGGGAGCCCGGCGGGAGCCCGCTTTGAGAACGAGTCCTTGGCGCAACAGGGGACAGAACGGATCCTCGACCAGGTTTCGTTGACGATCAAGCAGGCCGTGGCGGCCTCGGCCACCGCCCCGTTGGGAGTCGGCATGGCGATTCCCGGCCACATCGACGACGCCGCCGGCGTCGTCCGCTGGGCCCCCAACTTCGGCGAGACGGTGGACGGCGTCTTCCACTATTGGCAAAACGTGCCGATGAAAGCCGATCTCCAGGCCCGCACCGGTTCGCGGATCACCATGGCTAACGACGCCAACTCGGCGGCCATGGGCGAGTACATGTTCGGCACCGGGGAAGGGAAGGCCAATTGCTTGGTCATGCTCACCCTGGGGACGGGCATCGGCGGTGGGGTCGTCCTCGGGCCGAGAAGCGTGCAGGGGCCCGCCTCCGGGCCGCTCTTGCTCGTCGGCGGCAACATGGGCGGCGCAGAATTGGGGCACACGATCGTCATGCGGGGCGGGCTCGACTGCAATGCCGGGTCTTACGGGGCCGTCGAGGCCTATTGTCAGCGTGACGGCATCATCCGGAGGGCGACGCACAAGCTCCGACGCGGCCGCAAGTCATTGCTCACTGACCTTGTCGAAGGAGACCTGGCCAGGGTGACGCCAAAGCTGCTCAGTCAAGCCGCCGCCGAAGGGGACGCCCTGGCCCTCGAGGTCTGGCGGGAATATGGCGAATGGTTGGGTGTCGCCGTCGCCAACTTCATCAACATCTTCGCCCCGGACGTCCTGGCCGTCGGCGGTCAGGTGGCCAAGGCACATCCCTATTTCCTTGACGCCCTCAAAGGCGAGGCCCGCAACAGCGCGATCCCGTCACTCTTCGACGACTGCTCCGTCGTCGTCGCCCGGCACATGGAAGACGCCGGGCTTCTCGGCGGGGCGGCCCTGGCCCTCCAGTCCCTGCGCTAGCACTCCAGGTATCCTCTCCCCCGCGAGCAGGCTGGCAAATGACCGAAGTGATCATGCCCAAGATGGGCGACGGAATGGAGGAGGGCACCCTCCTGGAATGGCTGAAGAAGGACGGCGACACCGTCAAGTCCGGTGAGGTCATCGGCACGATCCAGACGGACAAGGCCACATTAGAACTGGAGAGCCCGGGCGCAGGCACGTTGACCGGCATCCTGATCGCACCGGGGGAGACCGTCCCGGTAGGCCGCCCGATCGCGGCGATCGTCAAGGCGGGAGAGTCCGTTCCGGCCGGATGGGGAAGCGGCTCCGCCGCGACACCTGCGCCGCAGGCCGCTGCCGCGGCCGCGACACCGGCGCCGTCCGTCGCGAGCGCGCCTGCTGCCCCGAGCGGTGTGACCGACCGGGTCAAGGCAAGCCCCTTGGCCAAGCGGATCGCTTCTGAGGCCGGTGTGCCTCTGGCAGGCATCACGGGCACCGGTCCGGGAGGTCGGATCGTGGAAAAGGACGTCCGTGCGGCGATCGCCGGCGGGGTCAAGTTGCCGTCCGC
The Fimbriimonadaceae bacterium genome window above contains:
- a CDS encoding ROK family protein, which produces MRCVVGVDLGGTNVRAQALYEDGSPAGARFENESLAQQGTERILDQVSLTIKQAVAASATAPLGVGMAIPGHIDDAAGVVRWAPNFGETVDGVFHYWQNVPMKADLQARTGSRITMANDANSAAMGEYMFGTGEGKANCLVMLTLGTGIGGGVVLGPRSVQGPASGPLLLVGGNMGGAELGHTIVMRGGLDCNAGSYGAVEAYCQRDGIIRRATHKLRRGRKSLLTDLVEGDLARVTPKLLSQAAAEGDALALEVWREYGEWLGVAVANFINIFAPDVLAVGGQVAKAHPYFLDALKGEARNSAIPSLFDDCSVVVARHMEDAGLLGGAALALQSLR